A genomic window from Nicotiana sylvestris chromosome 11, ASM39365v2, whole genome shotgun sequence includes:
- the LOC104240036 gene encoding uncharacterized protein isoform X2 — MNPDQTCNSSSWTKEEDRAFETALAIYAGDSDQLMKIAAAVPRKSIPEILQHYKKLVDDINDIEAGKVPLPRYGRMQGCSSRRSRLSGAEVERRKGVAWTAEEHRLFLQGLEKYGRGDWRSISRHCVVSRTPTQVASHAQKFFSRLKDNNKAKRRRSIHDITTVDTVTTEPSQGQETEKLNGPCGGQLQWPITDYVTEAFDIGMFPLPGPVTNCITDAIGGPSSVNPETFPFGTAVVSELNSSLPNMDDEFLLGVEDLITVPTQGTSEAWRGVDTRSSTSLSWQPSFVDGTGLYTHPVNSVGYEMEELITKELVEATQVGPIVNTARLSLSIADHIGVHGCTTSSSGAKNGFESTVGALEAGLSVDSNPLLSIPGTSGSGEYPSFNASIMDNNIFDLEDLFPDQMIGFYEKDGKS; from the exons ATGAACCCTGACCAGACATGCAATAGCTCCTCTTGGACTAAGGAGGAAGACAGAGCATTTGAAACTGCCCTAGCCATTTATGCTGGAGATAGCGATCAATTGATGAAGATTGCTGCAGCAGTTCCACGGAAATCTATTCCAGAAATCTTGCAACATTATAAAAAACTTGTTGATGATATAAATGATATCGAGGCTGGAAAAGTTCCGCTACCTCGATATGGGAGAATGCAAGGTTGTTCCAGCCGCAGAAGTAGATTATCTGGAGCAGAGGTAGAACGGCGAAAAGGGGTCGCTTGGACTGCAGAAGAACACAG GTTGTTTCTCCAGGGGTTGGAGAAATATGGAAGAGGTGATTGGAGGAGTATATCTAGGCACTGTGTGGTATCCAGAACACCAACACAGGTGGCAAGCCATGCGCAGAAATTCTTCAGTCGGTTAAAAGACAATAATAAGGCGAAGAGGAGAAGAAGCATTCATGATATCACTACTGTGGATACTGTTACTACTGAACCTTCACAAGGACAAGAAACTGAGAAGTTGAATGGACCTTGTGGAGGGCAATTACAATGGCCAATCACTGACTATGTGACTGAAGCTTTTGACATAGGGATGTTTCCTTTACCGGGGCCAGTTACCAACTGCATAACCGATGCTATTGGAGGACCATCCAGTGTTAACCCTGAGACTTTCCCGTTTGGTACTGCTGTTGTTAGTGAGTTGAATAGTTCACTTCCCAATATGGATGATGAGTTTTTGCTAGGTGTAGAAGACTTAATCACTGTACCGACACAGGGCACCTCTGAAGCGTGGCGCGGGGTTGACACTAGGTCATCTACATCACTTAGCTGGCAACCATCTTTTGTTGATGGCACTGGATTGTACACTCATCCAGTCAATAGTGTTGGGTATGAAATGGAAGAGTTAATCACCAAAGAGTTGGTTGAAGCCACTCAAGTTGGTCCAATTGTTAACACTGCAAGATTGTCATTATCAATTGCCGATCATATTGGAGTCCATGGTTGTACAACTTCTAGCAGTGGTGCGAAGAACGGTTTTGAGAGCACTGTGGGAGCTCTTGAGGCAGGTCTTTCTGTTGATTCTAACCCATTACTGTCAATTCCTGGCACTAGTGGTAGTGGAGAATATCCAAGTTTTAATGCTAGCATAATGGACAACAACATCTTTGATTTGGAAGACCTATTCCCAGATCAGATGATTGGATTTTATGAAAAGGATGGTAAATCTTAA
- the LOC104240036 gene encoding uncharacterized protein isoform X1, with product MGSVLFNSLTTTIPNGKFSGLIPGGPSIASVMQLATVLVKTCNSSSWTKEEDRAFETALAIYAGDSDQLMKIAAAVPRKSIPEILQHYKKLVDDINDIEAGKVPLPRYGRMQGCSSRRSRLSGAEVERRKGVAWTAEEHRLFLQGLEKYGRGDWRSISRHCVVSRTPTQVASHAQKFFSRLKDNNKAKRRRSIHDITTVDTVTTEPSQGQETEKLNGPCGGQLQWPITDYVTEAFDIGMFPLPGPVTNCITDAIGGPSSVNPETFPFGTAVVSELNSSLPNMDDEFLLGVEDLITVPTQGTSEAWRGVDTRSSTSLSWQPSFVDGTGLYTHPVNSVGYEMEELITKELVEATQVGPIVNTARLSLSIADHIGVHGCTTSSSGAKNGFESTVGALEAGLSVDSNPLLSIPGTSGSGEYPSFNASIMDNNIFDLEDLFPDQMIGFYEKDGKS from the exons ATGGGAAGTGTACTATTCAACTCACtaacaacaacaataccaaacGGGAAATTCTCAGGGTTAATACCGGGTGGTCCTTCAATAGCATCAGTCATGCAGTTGGCAACCGTTCTAGTAAAG ACATGCAATAGCTCCTCTTGGACTAAGGAGGAAGACAGAGCATTTGAAACTGCCCTAGCCATTTATGCTGGAGATAGCGATCAATTGATGAAGATTGCTGCAGCAGTTCCACGGAAATCTATTCCAGAAATCTTGCAACATTATAAAAAACTTGTTGATGATATAAATGATATCGAGGCTGGAAAAGTTCCGCTACCTCGATATGGGAGAATGCAAGGTTGTTCCAGCCGCAGAAGTAGATTATCTGGAGCAGAGGTAGAACGGCGAAAAGGGGTCGCTTGGACTGCAGAAGAACACAG GTTGTTTCTCCAGGGGTTGGAGAAATATGGAAGAGGTGATTGGAGGAGTATATCTAGGCACTGTGTGGTATCCAGAACACCAACACAGGTGGCAAGCCATGCGCAGAAATTCTTCAGTCGGTTAAAAGACAATAATAAGGCGAAGAGGAGAAGAAGCATTCATGATATCACTACTGTGGATACTGTTACTACTGAACCTTCACAAGGACAAGAAACTGAGAAGTTGAATGGACCTTGTGGAGGGCAATTACAATGGCCAATCACTGACTATGTGACTGAAGCTTTTGACATAGGGATGTTTCCTTTACCGGGGCCAGTTACCAACTGCATAACCGATGCTATTGGAGGACCATCCAGTGTTAACCCTGAGACTTTCCCGTTTGGTACTGCTGTTGTTAGTGAGTTGAATAGTTCACTTCCCAATATGGATGATGAGTTTTTGCTAGGTGTAGAAGACTTAATCACTGTACCGACACAGGGCACCTCTGAAGCGTGGCGCGGGGTTGACACTAGGTCATCTACATCACTTAGCTGGCAACCATCTTTTGTTGATGGCACTGGATTGTACACTCATCCAGTCAATAGTGTTGGGTATGAAATGGAAGAGTTAATCACCAAAGAGTTGGTTGAAGCCACTCAAGTTGGTCCAATTGTTAACACTGCAAGATTGTCATTATCAATTGCCGATCATATTGGAGTCCATGGTTGTACAACTTCTAGCAGTGGTGCGAAGAACGGTTTTGAGAGCACTGTGGGAGCTCTTGAGGCAGGTCTTTCTGTTGATTCTAACCCATTACTGTCAATTCCTGGCACTAGTGGTAGTGGAGAATATCCAAGTTTTAATGCTAGCATAATGGACAACAACATCTTTGATTTGGAAGACCTATTCCCAGATCAGATGATTGGATTTTATGAAAAGGATGGTAAATCTTAA